Proteins from a genomic interval of Caulobacter sp. SL161:
- a CDS encoding TonB-dependent receptor, protein MSRKLALAGVLSLVTAGAAQAQQVQPVGAAPSPAQAATSLDPADTEVEAVTITASGKPFGAVLGDIPPEQTFTTADVRAIGVSSVEDLLTELQPQTTSGLGGDPVILLNGRRISGRGEIRDIPTEAIQRVEVLPEEVALKYGYSADQKVVNIVLRQRFRATTLDATLGGSTEGGQMTEQLSWSQLQLNRQGRTNLSVKLQNSDQLLESDRDLVSRSSTGLYDFSGNVTPASGGALTALSALAGTPVTVAGVPASAAAGPPSLSAFLPTANQANTSDITGDRTLLPRNRQLTINSVTNRYILDDVSATLNLGLTASQNDSLQGPARARLTLPAASPFSPFGQDVLLYRYLGDQDALGQMSRNIAGNAGFTLNRDTETLRLSLTGTFGRATTKTETDRSVDLSALQGRLTALEAGLNPFGALPVLPLNTDRAKSTTDTADLQFVANRALAKLRAGDLSTTVKLGATGSRLEATSIRAGVQSDSTLSRGEANAQVSFDLPLASRRKGVRAEIGDLSANLNLAARQVSDVGTLTTLGGGLNWSPVKPVSVILSATRQENAPSIAQLGNPLIVTPGSQVFDYVRGTSVDVTRVSGGNPNLKGETRNVLRLGATYKPEKIQGLSFTANYSRTRIDDPVASFPAATAAVEAAFRDRFTRDADGVLTRIDTRPVNFQRRESEQVRWGFNFSRQIGRTPPAPAGNGGGDRQQAAAADILRAAENTERTRRSTGETSNDPNTAQTPAAVPTGDEPPRPASDGGARGDSGPRFGGGGGGGGGGDGRGFGGRGGGNPRATRLQLALFHTLHLKEQVTIAQGLPVLDLLNGDVLGSSGGQARHEVEAQAGITRYGLGARLTANWKSGTHVEAGAGGATSDLDFSSLATVNLRLFADLGVRRELVQTYPILRGARLTLSVNNLFDGRTKVRDATGATPLAYQEDYLDPRGRVIQFSVRKVLF, encoded by the coding sequence GTGAGCCGTAAACTCGCCCTCGCCGGCGTCCTGAGCCTTGTCACCGCCGGCGCGGCGCAAGCTCAACAGGTCCAGCCCGTCGGCGCGGCGCCGTCGCCCGCCCAGGCCGCTACGTCCCTGGACCCAGCAGACACCGAGGTCGAGGCCGTCACCATCACCGCCAGCGGCAAGCCCTTTGGCGCAGTGCTGGGCGACATCCCGCCGGAACAGACCTTCACCACCGCCGACGTGCGCGCGATCGGCGTCAGCTCGGTCGAGGACCTGCTCACCGAACTGCAGCCCCAGACCACCAGCGGCCTGGGGGGTGATCCGGTCATCCTGCTGAACGGCCGTCGTATCTCTGGGCGCGGCGAGATTCGCGACATTCCCACCGAAGCCATCCAGCGCGTCGAGGTGTTGCCCGAGGAAGTGGCGCTCAAATACGGCTATTCGGCTGACCAGAAGGTCGTGAACATCGTGCTGCGCCAGCGCTTCCGCGCCACCACGCTCGATGCGACGCTGGGCGGTTCGACAGAGGGCGGCCAGATGACCGAGCAACTGTCCTGGAGCCAGCTGCAGCTGAACCGCCAGGGCCGCACCAATCTGTCGGTTAAGCTGCAGAACAGCGACCAGTTGCTGGAAAGCGACCGTGACCTCGTCAGCCGCTCCAGCACCGGGCTCTACGATTTCTCCGGCAACGTCACGCCCGCCAGCGGCGGCGCGCTCACCGCGCTCAGCGCCCTGGCGGGAACGCCCGTGACCGTGGCCGGCGTTCCGGCCTCGGCCGCCGCCGGCCCGCCCAGCCTGTCCGCCTTCCTGCCGACCGCGAACCAGGCCAACACCAGCGACATCACCGGCGATCGCACGCTGCTGCCCCGCAACCGCCAGCTGACGATCAACAGCGTCACCAACCGCTATATCCTCGATGACGTCTCCGCGACGCTGAACCTGGGCCTGACCGCCTCGCAGAACGACTCGCTGCAAGGCCCGGCGAGGGCGCGCCTCACCCTGCCCGCCGCCAGCCCGTTTTCGCCGTTCGGTCAGGACGTGCTGCTGTATCGCTATCTCGGCGACCAGGACGCTCTGGGCCAGATGTCCCGGAACATCGCCGGCAACGCCGGTTTCACCCTGAACCGCGACACTGAGACCCTGCGCCTGTCCCTCACCGGGACCTTTGGGCGCGCGACCACCAAGACCGAGACCGATCGCAGCGTCGACTTGAGCGCTCTGCAAGGCCGCCTGACCGCGCTGGAGGCGGGCCTGAACCCGTTCGGCGCTCTGCCGGTTCTGCCGCTGAACACCGACCGCGCCAAGTCGACGACCGACACCGCCGATCTGCAGTTCGTCGCCAACCGCGCCCTGGCCAAGCTCCGGGCCGGCGACCTGTCGACCACCGTCAAGCTAGGCGCGACGGGATCGCGGCTTGAGGCGACGTCCATCCGAGCGGGCGTCCAGAGCGACAGCACGTTGTCGCGGGGCGAGGCCAACGCCCAGGTCAGCTTCGACCTGCCCCTGGCCAGCCGCCGCAAGGGCGTCCGCGCCGAGATCGGCGACCTGTCGGCCAATCTGAACCTCGCCGCGCGGCAGGTCTCCGACGTCGGGACCCTGACCACGCTGGGCGGCGGCCTCAACTGGTCGCCGGTCAAGCCCGTCAGCGTCATCCTGTCGGCGACGCGGCAGGAGAACGCGCCCAGCATCGCCCAGCTGGGCAATCCGCTGATCGTCACCCCCGGCAGCCAGGTCTTCGACTATGTGCGTGGGACCAGCGTCGACGTCACGCGGGTCAGCGGCGGTAATCCCAACCTCAAGGGCGAGACCCGCAACGTCCTGCGCCTGGGGGCCACCTATAAGCCCGAGAAGATCCAGGGCCTGTCATTCACCGCCAACTACAGCCGCACACGGATCGACGATCCTGTCGCCAGCTTCCCGGCCGCCACAGCGGCGGTCGAGGCCGCCTTCCGCGACCGCTTCACGCGCGACGCCGACGGCGTGCTGACACGGATCGACACCCGGCCGGTCAACTTCCAGCGGCGCGAAAGCGAGCAGGTTCGCTGGGGCTTCAACTTCTCGCGCCAGATCGGCAGGACTCCGCCGGCCCCGGCCGGAAACGGCGGGGGCGACCGGCAGCAAGCCGCCGCTGCGGACATCCTGCGGGCCGCCGAGAACACCGAGCGTACGCGACGGTCGACGGGTGAGACCTCAAACGATCCCAACACCGCGCAGACGCCCGCTGCCGTCCCGACGGGAGACGAGCCGCCTCGCCCAGCCTCCGACGGCGGCGCGCGCGGCGATAGTGGCCCGCGCTTTGGCGGCGGTGGTGGTGGAGGCGGCGGCGGCGACGGGCGCGGCTTTGGCGGTCGCGGCGGCGGCAATCCGCGCGCCACCCGCCTACAGCTGGCCCTGTTCCACACGCTTCACCTCAAGGAGCAGGTCACGATCGCCCAAGGCCTGCCCGTCCTCGACCTGCTGAACGGCGATGTCCTGGGCTCGAGCGGCGGCCAGGCGCGCCACGAGGTCGAGGCCCAGGCCGGGATCACCCGCTACGGGCTGGGCGCGCGCCTAACCGCCAACTGGAAGAGCGGGACCCATGTCGAGGCCGGCGCCGGCGGCGCGACCAGCGACCTCGACTTCTCCAGCCTGGCGACGGTCAACCTTCGCCTGTTCGCCGACCTCGGCGTGCGGCGCGAGCTGGTCCAGACCTATCCCATCCTGCGCGGCGCGCGGCTGACCCTGTCGGTCAACAACCTGTTCGACGGCAGGACCAAGGTGCGCGACGCCACAGGCGCGACGCCCCTGGCCTATCAGGAGGACTATCTGGATCCGCGCGGTCGGGTGATCCAGTTCAGCGTTCGCAAGGTGCTATTCTAG
- a CDS encoding L,D-transpeptidase family protein — MMRFPRTSGALAATLSLLSLEVAQAQSQRPPVMGARPVQSGPIVAPRPAVIPPDLSAVQLSVEQVEVLRAVLGDAYSHGFAMTAFSPDRAIELYMAGDPASRAAGQAQLVSLTLAYARAVRTGRLPISAFKTEWGLRPAAYDPAPEFVTAVQQGRLAEWLETLPPPYTGYQTLRTGLATYRDIAAKGGWLPIAAGPELKEGATGARVVALEARLAAEDPTVAVDAAPVFDAALTQAVQRAQKRFGLNPNGIVDRATLAALNIPVERRIDQIVANMERWRWLPQTLPAERIQVNVAAAILSVFHHDTPTLTMRAVTGRPGDETPMLSSMIHSIVLNPPWNVPQSIASKEIWPKERASPGYLARNDFIVIPTEGGGSRLQQKAGPLAALGKVKFDFNNPYGVYLHDTPSRSRFDSFSRLASHGCVRLQKPIELVNEVMRDDPTWTPEKVNETLASGETVRAKLPQQIAVYLLYWTAYVTPDGQVNFRQDPYGWDRELVQRIAAL, encoded by the coding sequence GTGATGCGATTTCCGAGAACCTCCGGCGCCTTGGCGGCGACGTTGAGCCTCCTGTCCCTCGAGGTCGCCCAGGCGCAGTCGCAGCGTCCGCCGGTGATGGGCGCGCGTCCGGTGCAGAGCGGCCCGATCGTCGCGCCCCGGCCCGCCGTAATCCCGCCGGATCTGTCGGCGGTGCAGCTCAGCGTCGAACAGGTCGAGGTGCTGCGCGCCGTGCTGGGCGATGCCTATTCGCACGGCTTCGCGATGACCGCCTTCTCGCCGGATCGGGCGATCGAGCTCTACATGGCCGGGGATCCGGCCTCGCGCGCCGCTGGACAGGCGCAACTGGTCAGCCTCACCCTGGCCTATGCCCGCGCCGTGCGGACGGGACGGCTGCCGATCAGCGCCTTCAAGACCGAATGGGGCTTGCGGCCGGCGGCCTATGATCCCGCGCCCGAGTTTGTGACGGCCGTGCAGCAGGGCCGCCTGGCCGAATGGCTCGAGACCCTGCCGCCGCCTTACACGGGATACCAGACCCTGCGGACGGGCCTGGCCACCTATCGCGACATCGCGGCCAAAGGCGGCTGGCTGCCTATCGCCGCCGGGCCGGAGCTGAAGGAGGGGGCGACCGGTGCGCGCGTCGTGGCCCTCGAGGCCCGGCTGGCGGCCGAGGACCCCACGGTGGCGGTGGATGCCGCACCGGTGTTCGACGCGGCCCTGACCCAGGCCGTGCAGCGGGCGCAAAAGCGGTTTGGTCTCAATCCGAACGGGATCGTCGACAGGGCCACCCTGGCGGCGCTGAACATTCCCGTCGAGCGGCGGATCGACCAGATCGTCGCCAATATGGAGCGCTGGCGCTGGCTGCCGCAGACCCTGCCGGCCGAGCGCATCCAGGTGAACGTGGCGGCCGCCATCCTGTCGGTGTTCCATCACGACACCCCGACCCTGACGATGCGTGCGGTCACCGGCCGCCCGGGCGATGAGACGCCGATGCTCTCGTCGATGATCCACAGCATCGTGCTGAACCCGCCGTGGAACGTGCCGCAGTCGATCGCGTCGAAGGAGATCTGGCCCAAGGAGCGGGCCAGCCCCGGCTATCTGGCGCGCAACGACTTCATCGTGATCCCGACCGAAGGCGGCGGCTCGCGTCTGCAACAGAAGGCGGGTCCGTTGGCGGCGCTGGGGAAGGTGAAGTTCGACTTCAACAATCCGTATGGCGTCTATCTGCACGATACGCCCAGCCGCTCGCGGTTCGACAGCTTCAGCCGCCTGGCCAGCCACGGCTGCGTGCGACTGCAAAAGCCGATCGAATTGGTTAACGAGGTGATGCGCGACGATCCCACCTGGACGCCCGAGAAGGTCAACGAAACCCTGGCCTCGGGCGAGACGGTGCGGGCCAAACTGCCCCAGCAGATCGCCGTCTACCTGCTGTACTGGACGGCCTATGTGACGCCGGACGGGCAGGTGAACTTCCGCCAGGATCCCTATGGCTGGGATCGGGAGCTGGTGCAGCGTATCGCCGCACTCTGA
- a CDS encoding DUF882 domain-containing protein has translation MHRRKLLQWGLGAIGVGLLPLAARADDDIIGALLEGKIPQATPVPPPTTVAATVASIDPPALKPAVDPRWVHLHNVHTGEKLEAVYWENGDYVPDAVSALDKVLRDYRNDEVHPIDRGLYDLLDQIARKTQSKGPFQVISGYRSPATNRLLSKRSGEVAKKSLHMDGKAMDIFLEDVELKHVRAAALDLSVGGVGYYPTSNFVHVDVGPVRKWTGT, from the coding sequence ATGCATCGACGTAAGCTGCTCCAGTGGGGGCTGGGCGCTATCGGGGTTGGACTTCTGCCATTGGCGGCGCGCGCCGACGACGACATCATCGGCGCGCTGCTGGAGGGCAAGATCCCTCAGGCCACGCCGGTTCCGCCGCCGACCACCGTCGCTGCGACGGTCGCTTCGATCGATCCGCCCGCGCTGAAGCCCGCTGTGGATCCGCGCTGGGTTCATCTCCACAACGTCCATACCGGCGAGAAGCTGGAAGCGGTCTACTGGGAGAACGGCGACTATGTTCCGGACGCCGTGAGTGCGCTGGACAAGGTGCTGCGCGACTATCGCAACGACGAGGTCCATCCCATCGATCGGGGCCTCTATGACCTGCTCGACCAGATCGCGCGCAAGACCCAGAGCAAGGGACCCTTCCAGGTGATCTCGGGCTATCGCTCTCCGGCGACCAACCGTCTGCTGTCCAAGCGCAGCGGCGAGGTGGCCAAGAAGAGCCTGCACATGGATGGCAAGGCCATGGACATCTTCCTGGAGGATGTCGAGCTCAAGCACGTCCGCGCTGCGGCTTTGGATCTGAGCGTTGGCGGTGTCGGCTACTATCCGACCAGCAACTTCGTCCATGTCGATGTCGGACCGGTCCGCAAGTGGACGGGGACCTGA
- a CDS encoding GFA family protein: protein MAITGSCCCGGVQFELFERPAMVGVCHCSRCRKAGSSVYAYVRAEAFFWVSGRDLVARYAPAPPLRFNRCFCARCGTALGDPFSGRVLAIAASCLDDGVRLTPDFHEFVADGQYWRRPEA, encoded by the coding sequence GTGGCCATCACGGGAAGCTGCTGCTGCGGCGGCGTTCAGTTTGAACTCTTCGAGCGTCCGGCCATGGTTGGCGTTTGCCACTGTTCGCGCTGCCGCAAGGCGGGATCGAGCGTCTACGCCTATGTGCGCGCCGAGGCGTTCTTCTGGGTTTCGGGTCGCGATCTGGTCGCTCGCTACGCGCCAGCGCCGCCGCTGCGGTTCAATCGGTGCTTCTGCGCCCGCTGCGGGACGGCGCTGGGAGACCCGTTTTCCGGGCGTGTCCTGGCGATCGCCGCAAGTTGCCTGGACGATGGTGTGCGCCTGACGCCCGACTTCCATGAGTTTGTTGCGGACGGCCAATACTGGCGCCGCCCTGAAGCCTGA
- a CDS encoding substrate-binding domain-containing protein, which yields MNKLIGAVATVALLAVADQAHAARDQIWAVGSSTVFPFSTRVAENFAKKTGKKSPRIEALGTGGGIKMFCGGTGEKFPDIANASRPMKKSEFLACQKAGVKDIVEIKIGFDGIVVASNKKGPDFNFKLEQLYLGLADQTLRGGQIVKQPYKSWSEVGPGLPKARILAYGPPPTSGTRDAWIELAIEGGAGKLPTLAKMKAADEKKFKATVSPMRTDGGWVDAGENDNAIVGTIEKTPNALGVFGYSFLEENGSRIKAAAVNGVKPTAQTIASGQYPLSRSLYIYVKKSQVGVTPGLKEFVSEFVSDAATGRGGYLQNRGMIPLPPAVHIQMKQKANALTPMPAPKN from the coding sequence ATGAACAAGCTTATCGGCGCGGTCGCCACCGTCGCTCTGCTCGCCGTCGCCGACCAAGCCCATGCGGCCCGCGACCAGATCTGGGCGGTCGGCTCTTCGACCGTGTTCCCGTTCTCGACGCGCGTGGCTGAGAACTTCGCCAAGAAGACCGGCAAGAAGTCGCCGCGCATTGAAGCCCTCGGCACCGGCGGCGGCATCAAGATGTTCTGCGGCGGTACCGGAGAAAAGTTCCCCGACATCGCCAACGCGTCGCGCCCGATGAAGAAGTCCGAGTTCCTAGCCTGCCAGAAGGCCGGCGTGAAGGACATCGTCGAGATCAAGATCGGCTTCGACGGCATCGTCGTCGCGTCGAACAAGAAAGGCCCGGACTTCAACTTCAAGCTTGAGCAGCTGTATCTGGGCCTGGCTGACCAGACCCTGCGTGGCGGCCAGATCGTAAAGCAACCCTACAAGTCGTGGAGCGAAGTCGGCCCCGGCCTGCCCAAAGCCCGCATCCTGGCCTACGGCCCGCCGCCCACCTCGGGCACTCGTGACGCCTGGATCGAGCTGGCCATCGAGGGCGGCGCCGGGAAGCTGCCGACCCTGGCCAAGATGAAGGCCGCCGACGAGAAGAAGTTCAAGGCCACCGTGTCGCCGATGCGCACCGACGGCGGCTGGGTCGACGCGGGCGAAAACGACAACGCCATTGTCGGCACCATCGAGAAGACCCCCAACGCCCTGGGCGTGTTCGGCTACTCGTTCCTCGAAGAGAACGGCTCGCGCATCAAGGCCGCGGCGGTCAACGGCGTGAAACCGACGGCCCAGACGATCGCCAGCGGCCAGTACCCGCTGTCGCGCTCGCTCTACATCTATGTGAAGAAGTCCCAGGTCGGCGTGACGCCGGGCCTGAAGGAGTTCGTGTCCGAGTTTGTGTCCGACGCGGCGACCGGTCGCGGCGGCTATCTGCAAAATCGCGGCATGATCCCGCTGCCGCCGGCGGTGCACATTCAAATGAAGCAGAAGGCCAACGCCCTGACGCCGATGCCGGCGCCGAAGAACTAG
- a CDS encoding transglycosylase domain-containing protein yields MSDPTDPADVPAAPAPKPRRPRKPRAQTVMTEAAGLDPAAPEATPPKPRRARKSRRAQPEVVAVPEVETPPVVTAAPEDADADLFEPAPQVEASTAEPDAAETTTITPAADAAPETEIEPDIAPTSDAASEVPAPLEPAPSVEDAPKPKVEAVAASVPEQPAPVAKPPIWKRPAWLIGAGAAVALVIVLIASLFWSLPLSRALEPLDNSAIVLVAEDGSPIARRGSYKEAPIDVAKLPPYVPGAFIAIEDRRFYSHMGVDPKAIARALGRNAQAGGVSEGGSTITQQLAKNAFLSSDRNLRRKAQEALIAVYLEARLSKDEILSRYLSSVYFGDGAYGLRAAARHYFGKPPEQLTIGEAAMLAGLVKAPSRLAPTNNIEGALERMRVVLGAMVETKTITQAEADAVGEVSPVEAQEKLPTGSYFADWALPQARALIGARYGETIVKTTLDPELQEKAERILNDYIERDGEVLNVTQGALVAMRRDGRVVAMVGGRDYKQTQFNRADAERQPGSAFKLFVYLAALREGMTVTTPILDTPVQVSGYMPKNHEGKYHAREVPLITAFAGSSNVAAVRLAHDLGPAKVIKVARDLGVTEEIPSDLTMALGTGPMSLTRLTAAYASVAAGEYPIVPHGLADFKKPKTKAYDPKVLANMRDLLRSATHRGTGIEAAIPGAFGKTGTTQDYHDAIFVGYVEDLVVGVWLGNDDNSSMNGVVGGGEPARIWKAFMLSALGRDVAPVVEEDPLEDLGLPLEGELGPDGLPLAPFTPPTDEPAPPTNSGAPLAPPPPEPRP; encoded by the coding sequence ATGTCTGATCCCACCGACCCTGCAGACGTTCCCGCCGCGCCGGCGCCGAAGCCTCGGCGGCCGCGCAAGCCGCGCGCCCAGACCGTCATGACCGAGGCCGCCGGCCTGGATCCCGCCGCGCCCGAGGCCACGCCGCCCAAGCCGCGCCGGGCGCGCAAGTCGCGCCGCGCCCAGCCCGAGGTCGTCGCGGTCCCCGAGGTCGAGACGCCGCCTGTCGTGACGGCGGCCCCAGAGGACGCCGACGCCGATCTCTTCGAACCTGCGCCGCAGGTCGAGGCGAGCACGGCGGAGCCTGACGCCGCCGAAACGACCACGATCACTCCGGCCGCCGACGCCGCGCCGGAAACCGAGATTGAGCCCGATATCGCGCCGACGTCAGACGCCGCGTCAGAGGTCCCTGCTCCGCTTGAGCCCGCCCCCTCGGTCGAGGACGCGCCCAAACCGAAGGTCGAGGCGGTCGCCGCCTCCGTCCCCGAGCAACCCGCGCCCGTCGCCAAGCCGCCGATCTGGAAGCGACCGGCCTGGCTGATCGGCGCCGGGGCCGCTGTGGCGCTGGTGATCGTTCTGATCGCCTCGCTGTTCTGGTCGCTGCCGCTGAGCCGCGCGCTGGAGCCGCTGGACAACTCGGCGATCGTGCTGGTGGCCGAGGACGGCTCGCCCATCGCCCGCCGGGGCTCCTACAAGGAAGCGCCGATCGATGTGGCCAAGCTGCCGCCTTACGTGCCGGGGGCCTTCATCGCCATCGAGGATCGTCGGTTCTACAGCCACATGGGCGTCGACCCGAAGGCCATCGCCCGCGCGCTGGGCCGCAACGCCCAGGCGGGCGGGGTGTCCGAAGGCGGCTCGACCATCACCCAGCAACTGGCCAAGAACGCCTTCCTGTCCAGCGACCGCAATCTGCGCCGCAAGGCGCAGGAAGCCTTGATTGCAGTCTATCTGGAGGCGCGCCTCTCGAAGGACGAGATCCTGTCGCGCTATCTGTCGTCGGTCTATTTCGGCGACGGCGCCTATGGCCTGCGCGCGGCGGCCCGGCACTATTTCGGCAAGCCGCCCGAACAGCTGACCATCGGCGAGGCGGCGATGCTGGCGGGCCTGGTCAAGGCGCCCTCGCGCCTGGCGCCGACCAACAATATCGAAGGCGCCCTTGAGCGCATGCGCGTGGTGCTGGGGGCCATGGTCGAGACCAAGACCATCACCCAGGCGGAGGCCGACGCTGTGGGCGAGGTGTCGCCTGTCGAAGCGCAGGAAAAGCTGCCCACCGGCTCCTACTTCGCCGACTGGGCCCTGCCCCAGGCTCGCGCCCTGATCGGAGCTCGCTACGGCGAGACCATCGTCAAGACGACGCTGGACCCCGAACTGCAGGAGAAGGCCGAGCGCATTCTCAACGACTATATCGAACGCGACGGCGAGGTGCTGAACGTCACCCAAGGCGCCCTGGTCGCCATGCGCAGAGATGGCCGAGTCGTCGCCATGGTCGGCGGCCGCGACTACAAGCAGACCCAGTTCAACCGCGCGGACGCCGAGCGTCAGCCAGGCTCGGCGTTCAAGCTGTTCGTCTATCTGGCCGCCCTGCGCGAAGGCATGACGGTCACGACGCCGATCCTCGACACCCCCGTCCAGGTCAGCGGCTACATGCCCAAGAACCATGAGGGCAAGTATCACGCCCGCGAGGTGCCGCTGATCACCGCCTTCGCCGGCTCGTCCAATGTCGCGGCGGTCCGCCTGGCGCATGATCTGGGTCCCGCCAAGGTGATCAAGGTCGCCCGAGACCTGGGCGTCACCGAGGAGATCCCCTCCGACCTGACCATGGCGCTGGGCACGGGTCCGATGAGCCTGACCCGCCTGACCGCCGCCTATGCCTCGGTCGCGGCCGGCGAGTATCCGATCGTTCCGCACGGCCTGGCCGACTTCAAGAAGCCCAAGACCAAGGCCTACGACCCCAAGGTGCTGGCCAATATGCGCGACCTGCTGCGGTCGGCGACCCATCGCGGCACCGGCATCGAGGCCGCCATCCCCGGCGCCTTTGGCAAGACCGGCACCACCCAGGACTATCACGACGCCATTTTCGTCGGTTACGTCGAGGACCTGGTCGTCGGCGTCTGGCTGGGCAATGACGACAACAGCTCGATGAACGGCGTGGTCGGCGGCGGCGAGCCCGCCAGGATCTGGAAGGCGTTCATGCTTTCGGCGCTGGGCCGCGATGTCGCCCCCGTCGTCGAGGAGGACCCGCTGGAGGACCTGGGTCTGCCACTGGAAGGCGAGCTTGGCCCGGACGGTCTGCCGCTGGCGCCGTTCACCCCGCCCACCGACGAGCCCGCCCCGCCGACCAATAGCGGCGCTCCGCTGGCGCCGCCGCCGCCGGAGCCGCGCCCCTGA